From a single Okeanomitos corallinicola TIOX110 genomic region:
- a CDS encoding phosphoribulokinase has product MNRPIILGIVGDSAAGKTTLTKGIAQVLGPENVTLICTDDYHRYDRQQRAELGITALHPDCNYLDIMQQHLSLLRTGQAILKPVYSHKTGTFEAPKYIKPSKFVIIEGLLGYSTRAARDAYDVKVYLAPPESLRATWKVKRDTQKRGYSEEQVLAELQKREPDSENFIRPQRQWSDIVVSFYPPTEDKDESNDHLNVRLVLRPTIPHPDFTQIIQPDSNHAESAVRLGLDRDMGKPVDVLEVDGHATLEQVNNIEHIMCNDMPYLKNVCDREINPELGTIAGTTGETLQSYPLALTQLIITYHMLKATQIYQ; this is encoded by the coding sequence ATGAATCGTCCAATCATTCTTGGTATTGTCGGTGATAGCGCAGCGGGAAAAACTACTCTAACAAAAGGTATTGCTCAGGTACTCGGGCCAGAAAATGTTACCCTCATTTGTACAGATGATTACCACCGTTATGATCGTCAACAACGAGCAGAATTAGGAATTACAGCCCTACATCCTGATTGTAATTATTTAGATATTATGCAGCAACATTTATCGCTGCTACGCACAGGACAAGCAATTCTCAAGCCAGTTTATAGTCACAAAACAGGTACATTTGAAGCTCCCAAGTATATTAAACCGAGTAAATTTGTAATTATTGAAGGTTTACTGGGGTATTCTACCCGTGCTGCACGTGATGCTTATGATGTGAAAGTATATCTTGCTCCTCCTGAATCACTAAGAGCTACGTGGAAAGTAAAACGAGATACCCAAAAACGGGGTTATTCTGAGGAACAGGTGTTAGCGGAATTACAAAAACGCGAACCAGATTCGGAAAACTTTATTCGTCCTCAACGTCAATGGTCTGATATTGTGGTCAGTTTTTATCCTCCTACGGAAGATAAGGATGAAAGTAATGATCATTTAAATGTGCGTTTGGTATTAAGACCAACTATTCCTCACCCAGATTTTACGCAGATTATTCAACCTGATAGTAATCATGCTGAATCAGCGGTACGTTTAGGACTAGACCGAGATATGGGTAAACCTGTAGATGTGCTGGAAGTGGATGGCCACGCTACTTTGGAACAGGTGAATAATATTGAGCATATTATGTGTAATGATATGCCTTATTTAAAGAATGTTTGCGATCGCGAAATTAATCCAGAATTGGGTACAATAGCTGGTACAACTGGGGAAACTCTACAAAGTTATCCTCTGGCTTTGACACAGTTGATTATTACCTATCATATGCTCAAAGCTACGCAAATTTATCAATAG
- a CDS encoding class I SAM-dependent methyltransferase, which translates to MIKQTIGLEQKVYDYLLSISLREPEILTQLRQETAQLPGAIMQISPEQGQFMALLIKLLGAKKTLDIGVFTGYSSLVVALALPTDGKVIACDINLESTAIARRYWEKAGVEDQIDLRIAPALETLDELIATGETESFDFAFIDADKGNYENYYERSLKLIRPGGLIAIDNVLWSGKVADPEIQDNKTQKIRDFNQLLHQDARINLSLVPIADGLTLAMKK; encoded by the coding sequence ATGATCAAACAAACTATAGGCTTAGAACAAAAAGTCTATGATTACTTGCTCTCAATTTCTTTACGTGAACCAGAAATTTTAACCCAACTGCGTCAAGAAACAGCCCAACTACCAGGTGCTATCATGCAAATTTCCCCTGAACAGGGGCAGTTTATGGCATTGTTAATTAAGTTATTAGGAGCTAAGAAAACTTTAGATATAGGTGTCTTTACAGGTTACAGTTCCTTGGTAGTAGCTTTAGCATTACCAACAGACGGAAAAGTTATCGCTTGTGACATTAACCTAGAAAGTACAGCAATAGCTAGGCGTTATTGGGAAAAAGCCGGAGTCGAAGACCAAATTGATTTACGTATTGCTCCAGCCTTGGAAACATTAGATGAGTTAATAGCAACAGGTGAAACTGAAAGTTTTGATTTTGCCTTTATAGATGCAGATAAAGGAAACTATGAAAACTATTATGAGCGATCGCTAAAATTAATTCGACCAGGTGGACTAATTGCTATAGATAATGTCCTGTGGTCTGGTAAAGTTGCAGATCCAGAAATTCAAGATAATAAAACCCAAAAAATCCGTGACTTTAACCAATTATTACATCAAGATGCCCGAATTAACCTGAGTTTAGTTCCCATTGCCGACGGCTTAACTTTAGCCATGAAAAAGTAA
- a CDS encoding ammonium transporter → MNISNRSLHRLLALAIGSMVFAVFAPTVVQAADPPTIESLAATTEKLQISIDTTWVLLTGFLVFFMQTGFAMLEAGLLRQRGVVNALVENFVDPCITILVWWGIGFGVAFGTSAGGFIGTDTFFLSQLPGVDGSYPMGAPGLETGINTYTLFFFQFAFAATASTITTGSMAGRANFVGDIIYSAIMGAFSYPIIVHWVWNSGGWLAKMGFHDFAGSAVVHSVGGWTAIVGAYLIGPRPGRTPWGTLPPAHNLGLATLGAMILWVGWFGFNPGSTLGTGNTGLIGLVTINTAMASGAGALTALFYQHFRSHKWDLTYALNGSLAGLVGVTAGCAFVLPWAAVLIGITGGILIVVGIDLIESLHIDDPVSAFAVHGINGMMGTIAVGFLAQKELTLNGKAGLLLGGGFDLLGVQILGVVAIAIFTVAFAFAMFSVLKAMGKLRVHPEADKIGIDTYEHGATVWPDVYAVGEFVEEQKNDPRNPTIGVLDDE, encoded by the coding sequence ATGAATATATCTAATCGTTCTTTACACCGCCTACTAGCACTAGCTATAGGTTCAATGGTGTTTGCAGTTTTCGCTCCTACAGTTGTCCAAGCTGCTGATCCACCAACAATAGAATCTTTAGCAGCAACAACTGAAAAATTACAAATTTCTATTGATACCACCTGGGTACTACTGACAGGATTTTTAGTATTTTTCATGCAAACTGGCTTTGCAATGTTAGAAGCTGGTTTGCTCAGACAAAGAGGAGTAGTTAATGCCCTGGTAGAAAACTTCGTTGATCCCTGTATTACCATCTTGGTTTGGTGGGGTATTGGCTTTGGGGTGGCTTTCGGTACAAGTGCGGGGGGTTTTATCGGTACAGATACCTTTTTCCTGAGTCAGTTACCTGGTGTAGATGGTAGTTACCCGATGGGCGCTCCTGGTTTAGAAACTGGAATTAATACTTATACCTTATTCTTCTTCCAATTCGCTTTTGCTGCTACTGCTAGTACTATTACCACTGGTTCAATGGCGGGGAGAGCTAACTTCGTCGGTGATATTATCTACAGTGCCATTATGGGTGCGTTTAGCTATCCCATTATTGTTCACTGGGTATGGAACTCCGGCGGTTGGTTAGCGAAAATGGGTTTCCATGATTTTGCTGGTAGTGCGGTGGTTCACAGTGTGGGTGGTTGGACAGCCATAGTTGGTGCATATTTGATTGGTCCACGACCAGGACGTACACCCTGGGGAACACTGCCACCAGCACATAACTTAGGTTTGGCAACTCTGGGGGCGATGATTTTATGGGTAGGTTGGTTTGGGTTTAACCCTGGTTCAACCTTGGGGACTGGCAATACTGGTTTAATTGGTTTGGTAACCATTAATACTGCTATGGCTTCTGGTGCAGGTGCTTTAACTGCTCTGTTTTATCAGCATTTCCGTTCTCATAAATGGGATCTAACCTACGCTCTCAATGGTTCTTTAGCTGGTTTAGTAGGCGTGACTGCTGGCTGTGCTTTTGTCTTACCTTGGGCGGCAGTTTTAATCGGTATTACTGGTGGTATTTTGATTGTTGTGGGTATTGATTTAATTGAATCACTGCACATTGATGACCCAGTTAGTGCTTTTGCTGTTCATGGTATTAATGGCATGATGGGTACTATCGCTGTGGGCTTTTTAGCTCAAAAAGAATTGACCTTGAATGGTAAAGCGGGTCTACTTTTAGGCGGTGGTTTTGATCTACTGGGTGTGCAAATTTTGGGTGTAGTGGCGATCGCAATATTCACTGTTGCTTTTGCTTTTGCAATGTTCAGTGTGCTAAAAGCGATGGGTAAATTACGTGTTCATCCCGAAGCTGATAAAATCGGTATTGATACTTATGAACATGGGGCAACTGTATGGCCTGATGTCTATGCAGTTGGGGAGTTTGTGGAAGAACAAAAAAATGATCCTAGAAACCCAACAATTGGGGTTTTAGATGATGAATAG
- a CDS encoding TerD family protein: MAISLTKGQRVSLEKVAPGLKEIFVGLGWDVKVTDTGFDFDLDASVFLLGSNEKLISDQHFIFYNNLTSPDPAKSIEHTGDNLTGVGEGDDEVIKVNLQQVPADIQKIVITVTIHEAAERSQNFGQVQNAFVRVVNAQNEQEVIRYDLVEDYSIETALIMAELYRKDGEWRLNAVGSGYQGGLKALLDRFS, translated from the coding sequence ATGGCAATATCACTTACTAAAGGACAACGAGTATCACTAGAAAAAGTTGCCCCAGGACTCAAGGAAATATTTGTTGGTTTAGGTTGGGATGTCAAAGTTACAGATACAGGCTTTGATTTTGATTTAGATGCTTCTGTTTTTTTATTGGGAAGCAACGAAAAACTAATTTCTGATCAGCACTTTATTTTTTATAACAACCTTACCAGTCCAGATCCAGCTAAATCAATAGAACATACAGGAGACAACTTAACTGGTGTAGGTGAGGGTGATGATGAAGTCATCAAAGTTAATTTACAACAAGTTCCAGCAGACATTCAAAAAATAGTTATTACCGTTACTATTCATGAAGCAGCGGAAAGAAGCCAAAATTTTGGTCAAGTTCAAAATGCCTTTGTCCGGGTTGTAAATGCCCAAAATGAACAAGAAGTCATTCGCTATGACCTAGTTGAAGATTATTCAATTGAAACTGCATTAATTATGGCTGAACTTTATCGCAAAGATGGAGAATGGCGTTTAAATGCGGTTGGTTCTGGTTATCAAGGTGGTTTGAAAGCATTACTAGATCGTTTTAGCTAG
- a CDS encoding TerD family protein codes for MAINLQKGQRISLSKEAPGLTKMMCGLGWDVAKKSGGGFFSNFGGGGQDYDLDASVICLDNNGQLTSQENIIYFGNLQHYSGGITHTGDNLTGAGDGDDEVIIVDLPRIPAEIAKLVFVINIYECINRKQDFSQIENAFVRLVNVANNKELARYNLSGKEYTGMTGMILSEVYRHNNEWKMAAIGNGVNVNGLGELIKSYC; via the coding sequence ATGGCAATTAATTTACAGAAAGGACAGAGAATATCACTTTCTAAAGAAGCACCTGGTTTAACTAAAATGATGTGTGGACTAGGTTGGGATGTGGCTAAAAAGTCCGGTGGTGGATTTTTTAGTAACTTTGGAGGTGGTGGACAAGATTATGATTTAGATGCTTCTGTGATCTGTCTGGATAACAATGGTCAATTAACCAGTCAAGAGAATATTATTTACTTTGGTAATCTGCAACATTATTCAGGAGGAATAACTCATACAGGAGATAATTTAACTGGTGCTGGGGATGGCGATGACGAAGTAATTATTGTTGATTTACCGCGAATACCAGCCGAAATTGCTAAGTTAGTATTTGTGATCAACATTTACGAATGTATTAATCGTAAACAAGATTTTAGCCAAATAGAAAATGCCTTTGTGCGTTTAGTGAATGTTGCCAATAACAAAGAACTAGCTCGCTATAATCTTTCTGGTAAGGAGTATACAGGAATGACAGGGATGATTTTATCTGAAGTTTATCGCCATAATAATGAATGGAAAATGGCAGCTATTGGCAATGGTGTCAATGTCAATGGTTTGGGAGAATTAATTAAATCTTACTGTTAA
- a CDS encoding zinc-dependent metalloprotease family protein has product MSLYDRLNLKKPNRKLQVPIWERINLQRPEKLRCLSCRSRIQTNWQVCPFCSRVLINKSEQKRHCIWVDISQVLIGVEQKSTLINLIEDALSKVFSSFRSVNVFLTSEPPDPREWGEHFTHVHLLFHHEQVDYLGIASFNPGKVTNIAVVRLDQILHASYCADLSLEQLSNLIANTITHEIGHTLGLDHSNLPTDVMHDGLDHRIHSLMPPSFHAEQIIFMNYAINQFKSL; this is encoded by the coding sequence ATGTCACTTTACGATCGCCTGAATCTGAAAAAACCAAATCGTAAGTTACAAGTTCCTATTTGGGAACGGATTAACCTGCAAAGACCGGAAAAACTCCGCTGTCTAAGTTGCCGTTCTCGAATTCAAACTAATTGGCAAGTTTGCCCATTTTGTAGTCGAGTATTGATTAACAAATCTGAACAAAAACGTCACTGTATTTGGGTAGATATTTCACAAGTTCTCATTGGTGTTGAACAAAAAAGCACTTTAATAAATCTGATAGAAGATGCTTTATCTAAAGTATTTAGTTCCTTTAGAAGTGTAAATGTTTTTTTAACATCAGAACCACCTGATCCTAGAGAATGGGGTGAACATTTTACTCATGTTCATTTATTATTTCATCATGAACAAGTTGATTATTTAGGAATTGCCAGTTTTAATCCTGGTAAAGTAACTAATATTGCTGTTGTGAGATTAGATCAAATACTTCATGCTTCCTATTGTGCTGATTTAAGTTTAGAGCAACTATCTAATTTAATTGCTAATACTATCACCCATGAAATTGGACATACTTTAGGATTAGATCATTCTAATTTACCTACAGATGTGATGCACGATGGTTTGGATCATAGAATTCATAGTTTAATGCCACCATCATTTCATGCCGAGCAAATTATTTTCATGAATTATGCTATTAATCAATTTAAATCTCTGTAA
- the purE gene encoding 5-(carboxyamino)imidazole ribonucleotide mutase, giving the protein MSLQVGIIMGSDSDLPTMKDAIAVCEEFGIESEVAIVSAHRTPERMVEYAQTAHERGIKVIIAGAGGAAHLPGMVAALTPLPVIGVPVATRNLQGLDSLYSIVQMPSGIPVATVAIGNAKNAGLLAVQILASHQPELLEKVQAYRQSLRDLVMDKQSKLQELGYQQYLKQEF; this is encoded by the coding sequence ATGAGTTTGCAAGTTGGTATTATCATGGGCAGTGATTCGGATCTGCCGACGATGAAAGATGCGATCGCAGTTTGTGAAGAATTTGGCATTGAATCAGAAGTAGCCATAGTTTCTGCCCATCGTACCCCAGAAAGGATGGTGGAATATGCTCAAACTGCACATGAACGCGGTATTAAAGTCATTATTGCCGGTGCTGGTGGTGCTGCCCATCTTCCCGGTATGGTTGCAGCTTTAACACCTCTGCCTGTGATTGGTGTTCCTGTTGCTACTCGCAATTTACAGGGATTAGATTCTTTGTATTCTATTGTGCAAATGCCTTCAGGAATTCCCGTTGCTACTGTGGCTATTGGTAATGCTAAAAATGCCGGACTCTTAGCAGTGCAGATTCTTGCTTCTCACCAACCAGAATTACTAGAAAAAGTCCAAGCATATCGGCAAAGTTTACGTGATCTGGTCATGGATAAACAAAGCAAGTTACAAGAATTAGGTTATCAGCAATATTTAAAACAAGAGTTTTAG
- the nagA gene encoding N-acetylglucosamine-6-phosphate deacetylase: MSKATPTPILSNVDIINARVPGYQDLQMIWVNEEGMIEQILPMGIVCKRVSPAYLQILDVAGDWISLGGVDLQINGGLGLAFPELTPKKVHKLEEISQYLWDAGVDGYLPTLVTTSIENIQRSLSLIANYQQKSGAKILGVHLEGPFLNYGKRGAHPAEYLLPLTMNDVKRVLGDYAHLVKIMTLAPELDITGEVIPYLRSLGITVSLGHSHATAAQAQQAFDAGATMVTHAFNAMPPLHHREPGLLGAAMNNPDVMSSFIADGQHVTPIMLEILLRASKGLFLVSDALAPLGLPDGVYPWDNRKITVKKGTAKLADGTLSGTTLPLLTGVQNLAQWGICDVETAIFLATDAPRQAINLSKLTPGQTASLLRWHWDENIKQLSWQRLTA; encoded by the coding sequence ATGAGCAAAGCAACACCAACTCCCATCCTCTCAAATGTAGATATTATCAATGCAAGAGTACCTGGTTATCAAGATTTACAGATGATTTGGGTAAATGAAGAAGGCATGATTGAGCAAATTTTGCCCATGGGTATAGTCTGCAAACGAGTCTCACCAGCATATTTACAGATTTTAGATGTAGCAGGTGATTGGATTTCTTTAGGTGGTGTTGATCTGCAAATTAACGGGGGACTGGGTTTAGCATTTCCGGAGTTAACACCCAAAAAAGTCCACAAATTAGAAGAGATATCCCAATATTTATGGGATGCCGGGGTTGATGGCTATTTACCAACCTTGGTAACAACCTCTATTGAAAATATCCAGCGATCGCTATCCCTCATTGCTAACTATCAGCAAAAATCAGGGGCAAAAATCCTCGGCGTTCACCTCGAAGGCCCCTTCTTAAACTACGGTAAACGTGGCGCACACCCGGCGGAATATCTACTACCCTTAACCATGAATGATGTGAAAAGGGTTTTAGGTGATTATGCTCACCTTGTCAAAATTATGACTTTAGCCCCAGAATTAGATATTACTGGTGAAGTCATCCCATATTTGCGTTCCTTGGGAATAACCGTCAGTTTAGGACATTCCCATGCCACAGCAGCACAAGCCCAACAAGCCTTTGACGCAGGTGCAACAATGGTAACTCATGCCTTCAATGCCATGCCACCATTACACCACCGTGAACCAGGATTATTAGGCGCTGCTATGAATAATCCTGATGTCATGTCCAGCTTCATTGCTGATGGACAGCACGTGACACCCATTATGTTAGAAATACTTTTGCGTGCTAGTAAAGGATTATTTCTCGTCAGTGATGCCCTAGCACCATTAGGATTACCAGATGGTGTATATCCCTGGGATAATCGCAAAATCACAGTTAAAAAAGGCACAGCAAAATTAGCGGATGGGACTTTATCCGGTACAACCTTACCGTTATTAACAGGAGTGCAAAACCTAGCCCAGTGGGGAATTTGTGATGTAGAAACAGCCATCTTTTTAGCTACAGACGCACCCAGACAAGCCATCAACTTATCCAAACTCACACCAGGCCAAACGGCTAGTCTATTACGTTGGCATTGGGATGAAAATATAAAACAACTATCTTGGCAAAGATTAACAGCGTAG
- the bchM gene encoding magnesium protoporphyrin IX methyltransferase → MNAADDKTIVREYFNSTGFDRWKRIYGDGEVNKVQLDIRTGHQQTVDTVIGWLKDDNNLSQLSICDAGCGVGSLSIPLVEEGAKVYASDISAKMVSEAQDRAVAAFKNSVNPTFAVKDLESLSGDYHTVICLDVLIHYPQDKADEMISHLCSLAETRMILSFAPKTFFLSILKKIGSFFPGPSKATRAYLHREADVVKILEKNGFQIQRKAMTRTRFYFSSLLEATR, encoded by the coding sequence ATGAACGCAGCCGACGATAAAACAATAGTACGTGAATACTTTAATTCCACAGGTTTTGACCGTTGGAAACGCATCTACGGAGATGGGGAAGTCAACAAAGTCCAGCTAGACATCCGCACTGGACATCAACAAACCGTGGATACCGTCATCGGCTGGCTAAAAGATGATAACAATTTATCTCAGTTATCTATCTGTGATGCTGGGTGTGGTGTCGGTAGTCTCAGTATTCCTTTAGTAGAAGAAGGTGCTAAGGTTTACGCCAGTGATATTTCTGCGAAAATGGTTTCAGAAGCTCAGGATCGCGCTGTAGCAGCTTTCAAAAATTCTGTTAACCCGACTTTTGCAGTCAAGGACTTAGAATCTTTAAGTGGTGATTATCACACAGTTATTTGTTTAGATGTGTTAATTCACTATCCCCAGGATAAAGCAGATGAGATGATTTCTCACCTGTGTTCTTTGGCGGAAACACGGATGATTTTGAGTTTTGCACCTAAAACCTTTTTCCTCTCTATCCTCAAAAAAATCGGTAGTTTCTTTCCTGGACCTAGTAAAGCTACTCGTGCTTACTTACACCGTGAGGCTGATGTGGTGAAAATTCTGGAGAAAAATGGCTTTCAGATTCAAAGAAAAGCCATGACTCGTACTCGCTTTTACTTCTCTAGTTTGTTAGAAGCAACAAGGTAA
- a CDS encoding DUF423 domain-containing protein, whose translation MTQIFLTIAAIFGGLSVAGGAFGAHALREKVSERMLEIFDTGARYQMYHALALLLVGVLMSRLENPPITLLVSGWLFIIGVVIFSGSLYAITFSGIKSLGAIAPLGGIALMAGWVALAITAVTVKF comes from the coding sequence ATGACACAGATTTTTTTAACTATAGCCGCTATTTTTGGTGGGTTATCTGTTGCTGGTGGTGCGTTTGGCGCTCATGCTTTGCGGGAAAAAGTCAGCGAAAGAATGCTAGAAATTTTTGATACTGGCGCACGTTATCAAATGTATCATGCTCTGGCATTGTTATTAGTGGGTGTCCTGATGAGTCGTTTAGAAAATCCACCAATAACACTTTTAGTTAGTGGTTGGTTATTTATTATTGGTGTCGTAATTTTTTCCGGTAGTTTGTATGCGATCACCTTCTCTGGGATAAAATCGTTGGGAGCAATTGCACCATTAGGGGGAATAGCATTAATGGCTGGTTGGGTTGCTTTAGCTATTACTGCTGTAACTGTTAAGTTTTAG
- a CDS encoding DUF427 domain-containing protein translates to MRPNPIPPEPGQESVWDYPRPAILQDTDKHIKIIFNGIILAETNKAKRVLETSHPPGYYIPAEDIKLEYLIATSRKTMCEWKGVCQYYDISVGDKYVNNAAWQYIQPTPNFTSIQEYYTFYPSLMDACYVNDELVKPQAGGFYGGWITSDVVGPFKGEPGTWGW, encoded by the coding sequence ATGAGACCAAATCCTATCCCCCCAGAACCCGGACAAGAATCAGTTTGGGATTATCCCCGTCCAGCAATTCTACAAGATACTGATAAACATATCAAAATAATATTTAACGGTATTATTTTAGCAGAAACAAATAAAGCTAAGAGAGTCTTAGAAACCAGTCATCCTCCTGGTTATTACATTCCTGCTGAAGATATTAAATTAGAATATTTAATAGCCACATCTAGAAAAACCATGTGTGAATGGAAAGGAGTCTGTCAATATTATGATATTTCTGTAGGAGATAAATATGTAAATAATGCTGCTTGGCAATATATTCAACCTACTCCCAACTTTACATCCATTCAAGAATACTATACTTTTTATCCTAGTTTAATGGATGCTTGTTATGTCAATGATGAATTAGTAAAACCTCAAGCTGGTGGGTTTTATGGAGGATGGATAACCTCTGATGTTGTTGGACCATTTAAAGGTGAACCGGGTACTTGGGGATGGTAA